Within Candidatus Aminicenantes bacterium, the genomic segment TTTTCAAATAAGTATAACCCCCAAACCCACACAAAATGGAAGAGAACCAAAAGTCGAAAACTATTCAACTTTCCAACTCTTCAACTTTGTTTAGACAGACGGGGGTTTTGAAGGGAAGCTTATTCTTCGAGAATAAAGGCTTCTTTTTCCTTCATCAGGCTTTCCAGTGAAGCCACGCCTTGATCGATTACCTGTTGCAGATTGTCATAAAAACGTTTTTCCTCATCTTCAGAAATTTCCTTGCTTTCCTGCAGGCCTTTGGCCAGATCCCGGTATTCCCGCCGTACACTGCGGATGGCGGTCTTGCGCTCCTCCGTGTACATCTTGAGCTTGCGGATCAGTTCCAGGCGGCGCTCCTGGTCGAGTGGCGGGATCGGCAATCGGATCAACTTGCCGTCGGAAATGGGATTAAGCCCCAGATTCGCGCCACGGATGGCCTTTTCTACCTCTGGAGTGGATTTTTGATCCCAGGGCTGAATAACGATCAAGCCGGCATCAGGCACCGACAAAGTGGCCAACTGGTTGACCGGAGTGGGCGTACCGTAGTAGGAAACCATCACGCCATCCAGGACGGATAATGACGCACGCCCTGTGCGGAACTTGGACAGTTCCTTTTTGAAATCCTTTTCGATTTCCAAAACTTCCTGTTTGGCTTCTGAGAGTGCTTCCTTGAGCATTGAAAATCCTCCCGAATTACTGGATCAATGTTCCGATGCGATCGGAATGGACGGCTTCAATGATGCTACCGGTCTTGTTGATATCGAATATCTTGATTTTTAGTTGGTTTTCCCGGCATAACGCCACGGCAGTGGCATCCATTACCCGCAAATCCCTGGACAGAATCTCTGCGTAAGAGATGGTGGTGAATTTTCGAGCGTCCGGTACTTTGCGGGGGTCAGCGGAAAAGACGCCGTCGACCATGGTGGCTTTTAAAAGAATATCCGCCTGGATCTCGATGGCGCGCAGTGCGGCGGCGGTGTCGGTTGAAAAGAACGGGCTGCCCGTGCCTGCGGTAAAGATGACCACCCGGCCCTTTTCCAAATGGCGGGTGGCCCTTCTGCGGATAAAGGGTTCAGCCACTTCCTTGATTTCCAGAGCCGAGATCAGGCGGGTTTTCATGCCCGATTTTTCCAGGGTGTCCTGAATGGCGATGCCGTTGATTACGGTGGCCAGCATGCCCATGTAGTCTGCTGAAGCCCGACCCATGCCCAACTCATCAGCGGCGATACCACGAAAAAAATTCCCCCCGCCTGTTACCAGGGCGATTTCGATCCCCAGTTTATGCAACTCCTCTATCTGGGCGGCAATCCCCTGCAGGACCGGAGTGGAAATACCGAAAGATTGATCCCCTTTCAGTGCTTCACCGCTGAGTTTCAGTACGATGCGCCGAAAATGGGGAAGATCGTCCATTTGCCCCTCTCAATCACCAACCTGATAGCGCACAAAGCGCTTAACGATGATGTTCTCTCCGATTTTGTGAATGTGTTCCGTGATCAGGTCCCGGATGGTCTTGGTATCATCCTTGAAAAATTTCTGGTCCAGCAGGCAGACATCGGCCTGGAATTTTTTTATTTTGCCCTCAATGATCTTTTTTACGACATTTTCGGGTTTGCCCTGCTTTTTCATCTGTTCGCGATAGATCTCTTTCTCTTTTTCCAGAACTTCTTCCGGGATCTCATCCGCATCTACGTATTGTGGAGACATAGCGGCGATCTGCATGGCGATATCTTTTACCATGACCTGAAAATCTTCGTTCTTGGCCACAAAATCCGTTTCACAGCCCACCTCGACCAGCACACCGATCTTGGCGTTCGTGTGTATGTAAGCGCCGACAACGCCCTGGGTGGTGGCTCTGGAGGATTTGGCTTTGGCTTTTTCAAAACCGCGTTTGCGCAGGATCTCTTCCGCTTTCTGGTAGTTGTTGTCGGATTCCGTGACGGCCTTGCGGCATTCGAGAATTCCCACTCCGGTTTCCGCTCTGAGTTTTTTAACCAGTTCCATATCCACAGCCATGCTCATTTCTCCTTTTCGATGGGTTCCGGGGTCTCTGTGTCCGACGCTTCCGTTTCGGAAACCCGGGTGCCGGTCTCCGGGGCTCCATCTGAATCCAGAGCCTCATGTTCCGATGCGGCCTCCTCACTCACCGGAGTCATTTGCCCCTCCTCGTACAGATTCATTCCCTCTTGAACAGCTTCGCCGAATTTGGATACAAAGAGACGGATTGACCGGATGGCATCGTCGTTGCCGGGGATGGGATAGTCGATGACTTCGGGATTGGCGTTGGTATCTACAATGGCCACCAGGGGGATGCCCAGTTTACGGGCTTCACTGATGGCGATGTCTTCGTAAATGGCGTCGACTACGATGACCACACTGGGAAGCTGGCGCAGGTTGCGCAAGCCCCAGAGGTTCTTGTACAGTTTCTTGTACACTTTTTCGAGACGGGATTGTTCT encodes:
- a CDS encoding UMP kinase, giving the protein MDDLPHFRRIVLKLSGEALKGDQSFGISTPVLQGIAAQIEELHKLGIEIALVTGGGNFFRGIAADELGMGRASADYMGMLATVINGIAIQDTLEKSGMKTRLISALEIKEVAEPFIRRRATRHLEKGRVVIFTAGTGSPFFSTDTAAALRAIEIQADILLKATMVDGVFSADPRKVPDARKFTTISYAEILSRDLRVMDATAVALCRENQLKIKIFDINKTGSIIEAVHSDRIGTLIQ
- the tsf gene encoding translation elongation factor Ts, translating into MAVDMELVKKLRAETGVGILECRKAVTESDNNYQKAEEILRKRGFEKAKAKSSRATTQGVVGAYIHTNAKIGVLVEVGCETDFVAKNEDFQVMVKDIAMQIAAMSPQYVDADEIPEEVLEKEKEIYREQMKKQGKPENVVKKIIEGKIKKFQADVCLLDQKFFKDDTKTIRDLITEHIHKIGENIIVKRFVRYQVGD
- the rpsB gene encoding 30S ribosomal protein S2 — protein: MVSINMREMLEAGVHFGHQVRRWNPKMKPYIYGKKNGIYIINLQTSIEMFKDALQFVTDTVARGGQAMIVGTKKQAQSIIEELSEQTGLHYVNKRWLGGLLTNFPMIKKSIDKLIDLDEMKRDGRWDVKSKKEQSRLEKVYKKLYKNLWGLRNLRQLPSVVIVVDAIYEDIAISEARKLGIPLVAIVDTNANPEVIDYPIPGNDDAIRSIRLFVSKFGEAVQEGMNLYEEGQMTPVSEEAASEHEALDSDGAPETGTRVSETEASDTETPEPIEKEK
- a CDS encoding ribosome recycling factor, whose amino-acid sequence is MLKEALSEAKQEVLEIEKDFKKELSKFRTGRASLSVLDGVMVSYYGTPTPVNQLATLSVPDAGLIVIQPWDQKSTPEVEKAIRGANLGLNPISDGKLIRLPIPPLDQERRLELIRKLKMYTEERKTAIRSVRREYRDLAKGLQESKEISEDEEKRFYDNLQQVIDQGVASLESLMKEKEAFILEE